The genomic region CTCCAGTGATTCCAGGGCGCTTTGGACGTTCTTTTTGCCGGCCCCGAGTTCCCCGGGCAGCAGCGGGCTGGCCCCGCCGAAGACCTTGCAGTCCAGGGCGTTCAGACGCAGCCCTTTGCGGGTCAGCCTATCGCAGATGGCGTCCACGGCCGAGTCTACATATCTGTAGCGGTTGGCCTCCGCGAGGGGGTTCTCGTAGTCCCGCCATGTGGGAAGCAGGGCGTGGAAGATGGCCCCGATCCGCTCCTTGGGGTGGTGAAAGGTGATGGAGACGCAGGATCCGAGGACGGTCTGGACCGCGCTGTCGGACCTGAAGATCCCGCCCTCGGCGATCATCAGGTAGTGGAGCCTCAGGTGGGGGTTGTTCTTCAGAACACTGTGCATTCGTCTTCGTCGCCCAGATCGGACCCGATCAGTTCCAGGGCCTTC from Deltaproteobacteria bacterium harbors:
- a CDS encoding chemotaxis protein CheD — its product is MHSVLKNNPHLRLHYLMIAEGGIFRSDSAVQTVLGSCVSITFHHPKERIGAIFHALLPTWRDYENPLAEANRYRYVDSAVDAICDRLTRKGLRLNALDCKVFGGASPLLPGELGAGKKNVQSALESLERHGLRVVASNVGGLQGRKLIFVVENGMVLIKKLRAQQYQDTPPERNPDISIPPSRSRR